In Montipora capricornis isolate CH-2021 chromosome 4, ASM3666992v2, whole genome shotgun sequence, the DNA window ATTACCgatatttaccctcggatttttagagtagctagtAGCTAAGATCTGCGAGTattgaacagaacaacttttaagaatcccaactggccggaggcaaaccagttggctatttacaagtgcgaccaggaaattgaaccagggactacctggaacaaattcaaagagtggtcagaacgtgtcgtgaacccgggatctctggatctaTTAAATTAATGATTTATTTTAAGGAAATAGCTGAGCAAGAGGCAAGGAAAGCAGctgaaaagaaagcaaaactgGAGAGAGAAGCTGCAAAGAGGAAAGAGGATGCAGCAAGAAGAAAGGCTGAAGGTGAGGCCGCTAAAAGAAAAGCAGAGCAGGAAGAACTGGAAAGAAAAGCAAGGGAaaaagaggaggaggaagaccGTAAGAAATATGAGGAGGAAATGAAGAAGCTTTCTGAAGAGGAAGCCAAACTCAGGGAAGAAGAAGAGAGTCTTAGAGAAGAAGAAGCCAAGCGACTTGCAGAAGAAGATAGGAAAAGACGAGAGCAAGAAGAAGCGgcacaaaaatggaaaaaagaggAATTGTTGAGACAGCAAGAGCTTGAAAGGGAGAAAGAAGAAAGGGGTAAGATGGAATAAAGTTATGtgaatttaatttgtttaccaGTGGGATCAGAATAGTTTGAATAAAACTTGTTCTGTGAAGACAAATCAAACATGAATGGCATTGATACATTAAAAGTGCTGTTTCAGTGAGCCTCTTATGTAACAAATATCAAGAGAAAACTTATGAAGTAGAAAGACACTTATTAGCTACACTGTATAACAACTTAATCCAAGGAAAACACTAATTTTTAAATAGCTATAAATTATATTACACACTAAAAAAGCTATCTTCTGGTATTCTACTGCTTAGTTACACAAAAATTAACCCAAACTATAGCTAAATGAGTACTATAGCAACTCCCTCAACTTAGTTAAGCCTGCCCCAGTTCAAGACAAAGTCAGAGCAGACCTGAAAGACTTGAGATTTGACTCATCTTTGAGGCGGTTTTGTCAAAGCGATAAGGGTTTCTGGCTCAAACATTGCTTTATTTACTTCTGACTCAATTTTTTGTGGTGGTTCCAAATTTAACTTCTCATACTACTAATTAAAAATCAAAGGCCAACTACAAGTAGTTCAATCCCTATCTGGGTTTTGTAATCCTGACACATGTTTGAGAACCCCCACACTACACAAGAAGAAGCGGCCAGCTTGTGATGATAATGCAAATGTGACAAGCTGGCATGGTGATCATAAACTTCACCTCTCATCTCTGCGattgtatgtgggctgagttccAGTTGATATCAATCTGtcactccgagggtttttctccgggtactccggttttcctctctggTCAAAATTGATTCCCTTCTGGCTGAGGGACAATTGCCTTGCATGGGTAGACTCCCACTTACTTGTATCCTTTGGACTCAAAATGAGTTCTGATAAAACTGAGGAGAATAATCTTATATACTGTAGGCAATAATTATGGTGTATGTGGCCTAAGTTGTAAGCAAGAACTTTATTGAAAGTTATTGCAGTTGATTGAGTCAAGGGGAGTTTTGCTTTAGTTAGTGATAGAAGTACAGATACAGATAATTAATTACAAATGTATTATGGCTGTAAGTCCTGTTTAGGAGTCAAACCTTTTCCCACATTAATTTGCTAAAAGGCAATCAAACTTCCTTCTATGACAGTGCAGGGGATTCAATTAAAGCTGGTTATTGGCAATTTACATCATTGTACCACTGCCTGTGGGGCCTCTTGCTGCCGTCTGTTCAACCAACGAGCAGTAGACTGTCGTGTTTTGGTTTGCACTGCGATCACTGCCACCTATTCCACCATTGCCAGCTGCTTAAGGATGAAGTTATTGAATTCCATGGTTATCATAGTGTTTTGTATAGGACACAAATTATAACTAAGTACGTTATTTCTAAATGATGGGTAGTGGTGACAGTGTGCAGTATTAACTTAATGTTGCAGTGTAAACTTATCTTAATCTGCAAGTCTCCATGAAAATGTAAgttgttctttgtttttgtgaaaattaGAAAGACAAGAAAGGGAACAAAGAGAAAGGGAGGAAGCTATGGCTGCTGAAGATCTTGCAGATGAGGCAGAGGAAGCTGAAAGAGCTGCTGCAGAAGAAGCTCGTTTAGCAGCAGAAGCGGCAAAGAAGGCCACTGATGAGGCAGCTCGCCAAGCTGCAGTAGAAGCAGAAAAGAAAGCTCTGGCTGAAGCCATggcaaacaaagaaaagaagttGCGTGCTAACTTGAAAGGAGCAACCAAGTCTAAGAAAGTGGAGAGGATTGAAGGAGCTGTAAAGGAAGCTAAGAATGCAAAGATGCCAGGTAAAAATACTTGCTGATAAAAAGCACCATAAATCCTGAACAATTAAGAGTGCATAGAGTCTGAGGTTTTTGTTGAAGAAATGCTGTGCCTAATAACCGAAAAACTATTCTTTCTTAGGCAATTTAATCcttcaaatttatttcttttttttgtagaCAGTAACTAAGggcaaaaaaatacatttaaaattGCACCTGTCCTTGTTTGTGCTTGCTTTTCTTACAGGGTTGAAAAAAGATATTGATGAAGCAGAGACAACACTGAAGAATGTCAAGGCTGGGGAGGACCTGAGGGGTGCAATTAAGCGCCGTCATCTGGAAGACCTGGAGAAATCAATGGCACACATTCGTAAAAATGGCTGGGAGAaagattgggcaatcgaactgaaGGAAGGAGAGAAACTGGCTCAAAGATTGCGTCGTCTTGAGAAACTGAAAGCAGAAATCATGGAATTAAAACAGAGTGTAATTTCTGAAATCAGGAGCTACCAGAATCCACCTCCAGCTGTACACAAGGTATGTTGGAAATGGCTGAGGATATAGTCTGTTATGCATGTGTTAACCCAATGTAAATTGAGTATTAAATTTTTCTTCACAATAACAcctgtcagattgtttccggtctctaaatttttcgtttattacacaagtttgaccgtcaaagttgtgtattaacaactttgacggtcaaacttgtgtaatattttaaatgaaaaatttagagtccggaaacaatctgacagTCCGGAACAATCTGACAGGTGTTCAATGTTTTTGCTGccatagtagggagcttaagcatgtgATGTTTTTGAGACAcagatggcaaccggaagtgagctgctttcccttttaacttgtttttgcaCAACCATATTAAGCACATGCAAATGgtttatcaatcaaccgtggCTGCAACCGAGTTCTGTGACAATTTGTGCAACAAAAAAGCCCCTTATGGCAATGCATCTGTAACATGTCATAAAATGctatctgtcgttcttttttaATCCCAAGTCCCTTTTTCTTGTGCTAGGAAGATCTTTTAGGGCTTCAGAGTGTGAAGTGATACCTTTTATGGTGCCTCTTCATgtttaagtatcttttctccattagagataattAGAGACACTACATGTACTGTCCTGACAtgtgaaatgttcacttccaGTTGCAGTGTGtgtctcaaaaagaaaattgacatCCTTAAGTCCCATATTAGATCTTTGAAGTGGAAGGTCAACTCCATATAACTCCATTTGATGGAAGTGAGCAATAATTTataattggccatttccgagttgctgtttgtctcggttttgacgtgagtcttggtgctcatttccatttgaatggttgtgcaccagaacTCGCTTTAAAACTGAGGCGGATgcagcaactcagaaatgggCTATTATGGGGGTGAGGTGTGCATGCAGTGATTAGTAGTCTCAGTGCTAGTGCAGTTGAACGATTTAGGCTCTCTAATAAAAGCCTTAGGATCTTAATAACTCCTCACTTTTGAGCCCTTCAAtgaaatttataataattattattgcactCTGAATGCCTGTTCCTTGacttgtgttgtgttcttgccTCTGCAAGTGCGAGGCACACTATTGGACCATTCCTATGTTGTATGGCCTACACTACTCCACAAAACTTTGCCTAAATAAACAGGACTTGTACATGGTACATGGTTCATAACTGTTTGTGCTTTTCTTGTGGTAGGTTATGATTGCAACCTACTTGCTCCTGAATTATCCTGAGAAAGACTTATTAAACTGGAAAAACATGCAAGCCTTACTCGgaaaaacaggaaaagaagGTCTTAAGAGACAAGTCACCTCTCTGGACCCTCTTCATGTTGACATGTCAAAAGCCGATTTTGCCTTTGAAAAGTATTTGAAGGAAACTGATTTGGAAACCATCAGGGATACCAGTGCTGGGGCAGCAACATTTTATGTTTGGGTGAGTGTTCAAAACAGGAAGAAATCTGAAATGAAGACTATTGTTCTGGAGAGGCAGTCAGGACCGTGTATTGAAGATATTCATGAATATATCATATGAATTGATATAAAgcttatgtatgtatgtatgtatgtatgtatgtatgcatgcatgtagcatgcatgcatgtatgtgtgTATTCACATTCATTCAAAGGTACTCTCTatatgaaagaaaaattttgcataagacATACAAGTAGAGTCGGAGTAAAAATGGAGGATGGTAGACGTTGCGAAGGGGAGCTGGGCGGGAAAACCAAGCCATGGCACAAAAATAGCCCAAGTGGAAATGAGAGAGGGAGAGTTTACAATGAGAGAGCATTTAAAAGGGACAACTTAAAGGTAACCCCTGGGGGAATAACCTGAAAAGGGCATGGAGTATGTCATGTGAAAATAGAAATTAACAAATGCAAACGGAATGCCGAGGTATTTTTGCGCcttatgaatgaatgaatgaatgaatgcaaATAGTAAGAATCTAAATTCATTGGTTTTGTTCATGATCATTTTGTAAGGCTACTAACATGATAGAAGAAGTCCACGCTGTTGCTgaacagaaagaaaaactaCTTGaggaggaaaggaaaagaaaggcaGAAGAAGCTGAAGAAGCAAGGAAAGCTGCTGAGAGAAAGAAAGCTCGAGATGCAGCCAAGAAAGCTGGCACAGGAGTAAGGAGGACATCGCAAGAAACTAGGGGACGAAGTAACTCAAGGGGAAGTAGAGACACCGGTAACACAGCTA includes these proteins:
- the LOC138045336 gene encoding trichohyalin-like produces the protein MAAIVEWIGKDEALSEIFNRFDKDFTGELTAEQLQELHASIRDGGISLPQVLASIEEVCACETCDESELFDVLNEMDRRYYLVRDLQWEFAMLDREDKGTISERDARFLFQAVHDDFFSHRRFLKFLRSRAAPGSGISFAEIEVQLCNIPTLDWLEEEKQDDDKQKEEALRRKQEKEIAEQEARKAAEKKAKLEREAAKRKEDAARRKAEGEAAKRKAEQEELERKAREKEEEEDRKKYEEEMKKLSEEEAKLREEEESLREEEAKRLAEEDRKRREQEEAAQKWKKEELLRQQELEREKEERERQEREQREREEAMAAEDLADEAEEAERAAAEEARLAAEAAKKATDEAARQAAVEAEKKALAEAMANKEKKLRANLKGATKSKKVERIEGAVKEAKNAKMPGLKKDIDEAETTLKNVKAGEDLRGAIKRRHLEDLEKSMAHIRKNGWEKDWAIELKEGEKLAQRLRRLEKLKAEIMELKQSVISEIRSYQNPPPAVHKVMIATYLLLNYPEKDLLNWKNMQALLGKTGKEGLKRQVTSLDPLHVDMSKADFAFEKYLKETDLETIRDTSAGAATFYVWATNMIEEVHAVAEQKEKLLEEERKRKAEEAEEARKAAERKKARDAAKKAGTGVRRTSQETRGRSNSRGSRDTGNTAKSPARPGVARRQSSKSPAARSKDVK